The following is a genomic window from Bacillota bacterium.
GCAGGTGGCAGCCCTTCCCCACTTCTCAAGAAGCCGCTTGATCGCAAGTCTTAAAGAGCAAGATGTGGAGCACCGGGATAAAACACTGACCGAGCTAAACGAGCTTATGGCAAGAACAGTTGAGAGCTTCATCGATGATCTGGCAAGGCAAGTAGATACATCGATACCGGCTATACTTACCGCACATTTGAGCGTATCAACCGCAACGGTGGGATGCGAAGACCGAAGCATCCTGGCAGGCCATGAGATAACGGTGCTGCCCAGTGTACTGCAGCGGCCCGAGTTTGATTACGTCGCCCTGGGCCACATCCACAAGTTTCAAGACTTAAGCCAGGGCGCTTATCCTCCCCTTATTTACTCAGGAAGCATCGACCGGGTGGACTTTGGCGAAGAGAAGGAAGATAAAGGCTTTTGTCTGGTAAGCCTAAAGCGGGGCGAAACAACCTACAAGTTTGTGAAAACTCCGGCCCGCCGCTTTGTGACTCTTGATATCGAGTGCAAAAGCGAAGACCCAACGGCTGAGATCTGTGCGGCTTGCACGGAACAGGACTTAGATGATGCCGTGGTTCGGCTGCGCGTGCGTATTCCGGCAAGACTAAAAGAGCAGGTGCGAAAAGACGAGATTCTGAGCGCGCTCTCCAGTGCTTACTTTATCGCCTATATAAATATCGAGGCAGTCGGCGAAGAGGTAAGAACTAGAAACCCAAACCTAACCGAGGTCCAAACCCCAGCAGCCGCCCTTGCCGAGTACATCAAAACCCGTGATGATCTGCTTGAGCACAAAAAAGAGCTGATAGAATACGGTCAGAGATTGATAGATGAGCTAAGAACAAGGGATTTATAGGTCACTATTTCCAATCACCAGCTACCCAAAGTATGCGGCACCGGGTGCCCTGCTCTCTACTAAGCTTATACAGTATGTTGTTCATACATTCCACTACTTTGAATTTGAATCATCTACCTTCCAATACCCATCCTCTTTAATTAGATTCACAACACTATTAGTTTCATATGTGCTATAAAGTTGCTTTCCATCCTTGGAAACAATGGTTCCAGTCAATATAAATTCAGCTTTAGCAGTTCCTTTCTCCTTATTTATTACTATGTTGTTCCACTTTATTGAGCCAAATTCGGTAATATATCTGCCTTTCTTAACAGCATCCACTATCTGGTTGTCATAACCAGCTTTTAACCACAAATCCCGGTACTTCCTTGTCATCATCTCTGTTCCCTCAATGCCCATAGTAGTTCTGTAATCCCTATTATGCTGAGCCTTCTCGAAATTTGTTATCACTTGCTTGATCTGACTTTCATCCGTCAGTGTAGGCGGCCAAATTATTTGGCACAAGTTCGGCCAAATTAAATGACCGCCTACTGCATAAAAAATCACTCGCTTTC
Proteins encoded in this region:
- a CDS encoding exonuclease SbcCD subunit D; this translates as MTKSSLTSSVALVEPQLKTDIVKVIHFADLHLGMENYGRVDSKTGLSQRVIDFLKSLNFLVDTAIGQDAALVIFAGDAFRNQKPNPTLQREFAKAIRRLTKADIKVVLLVGNHDLPNMDKQAHSMAVYDALEIDGVYVARSPKLFTIPTKQGVVQVAALPHFSRSRLIASLKEQDVEHRDKTLTELNELMARTVESFIDDLARQVDTSIPAILTAHLSVSTATVGCEDRSILAGHEITVLPSVLQRPEFDYVALGHIHKFQDLSQGAYPPLIYSGSIDRVDFGEEKEDKGFCLVSLKRGETTYKFVKTPARRFVTLDIECKSEDPTAEICAACTEQDLDDAVVRLRVRIPARLKEQVRKDEILSALSSAYFIAYINIEAVGEEVRTRNPNLTEVQTPAAALAEYIKTRDDLLEHKKELIEYGQRLIDELRTRDL